In a single window of the Methanofollis ethanolicus genome:
- a CDS encoding ferredoxin-thioredoxin reductase catalytic domain-containing protein, whose translation MTDIAQEELEEQILKWAEDYARKNGWTLNPDDKQLQTVIRGLARNTIRFGEQYCPCRLRSGDAEEDKKIVCPCIYHRDEVENEGQCHCRLYFQKTDA comes from the coding sequence ATGACAGATATCGCACAGGAAGAACTCGAAGAGCAGATCCTGAAGTGGGCAGAGGATTACGCCCGGAAAAACGGATGGACGCTCAACCCGGATGACAAACAGTTGCAGACCGTGATCAGGGGGCTTGCACGAAACACTATCCGGTTCGGCGAGCAGTACTGCCCCTGTCGTCTGCGGAGCGGCGATGCCGAGGAGGACAAAAAGATCGTCTGTCCCTGCATCTACCACCGGGACGAGGTGGAGAACGAGGGGCAGTGCCACTGTCGTCTCTATTTCCAGAAGACAGACGCGTAA
- the serA gene encoding phosphoglycerate dehydrogenase, producing the protein MGFTLKFRVLVSDPLAEEGIEILKETCDVDVRTNLTEEQLIEAIKDYDAILVRSGTEVTAAVIEAGTNLKYIGRAGAGVDNIDTEAATRRGIPVANAPMGNTLAATEHTIAMMLSLARNIPQATASLKKKEWKRSKFMGVEVNEKTLGIVGLGRIGREIAKRVIAMDMKVVGYDPFITKENAAQMGVELMGIDDLVKVADFITVHTPLTPETKHLINAERIATMKDGVRLINCARGGIIDEKAMYDGLVSGKIAGAALDVFESEPPFESPLLTLDSVIVTPHLGASTVEAQKNVAVSVAKQCLAVFAGEPAKYAVNVPMVPPDQQDLMEPFAYLGERMGKLATQLVEGRIGEINITYGGDLAGNRFTRYITRAVLKGILDPVLREPVNFVNAEYVTKERGIKVAETKTEASSGFKNLITLTVKTDVGEETVSGSVFSKDRIRITSIGGYTMDMVPEGSVIISRHLDKPGVIGRASTILGAAEINIAGMQVGRKKPGEEAIMVLNVDSDVPAAVMDEMRAKVGIFSAKFAKL; encoded by the coding sequence ATGGGGTTTACATTGAAATTCAGAGTCCTTGTCAGCGACCCGCTGGCTGAAGAAGGCATTGAAATATTAAAGGAGACGTGCGACGTCGATGTCCGCACGAACCTGACCGAAGAGCAGTTGATCGAGGCGATCAAAGACTACGATGCAATTCTCGTGCGGAGCGGAACCGAGGTCACGGCAGCAGTGATCGAGGCCGGGACAAACCTGAAGTACATCGGGCGCGCAGGGGCCGGCGTCGACAATATCGATACCGAAGCAGCGACGCGCCGCGGCATCCCGGTTGCGAACGCTCCGATGGGCAACACCCTCGCGGCGACCGAGCACACGATTGCGATGATGCTCTCCCTTGCACGCAACATCCCGCAGGCAACCGCATCCCTGAAAAAGAAGGAGTGGAAGCGCTCGAAGTTCATGGGAGTCGAGGTGAACGAGAAGACTCTCGGCATCGTCGGTCTCGGTCGGATCGGCCGTGAGATCGCAAAGCGCGTCATCGCGATGGACATGAAGGTCGTCGGCTACGACCCCTTCATCACGAAGGAGAACGCGGCGCAGATGGGCGTCGAGTTGATGGGTATCGACGACCTGGTGAAGGTCGCGGACTTCATCACGGTGCACACGCCCCTGACGCCCGAGACGAAGCACCTGATCAATGCCGAGCGCATCGCCACGATGAAGGACGGCGTCAGGTTGATCAACTGCGCCCGCGGCGGCATCATCGATGAGAAAGCGATGTACGACGGGCTTGTATCCGGGAAGATCGCCGGCGCTGCCCTCGATGTCTTCGAGAGCGAACCTCCCTTCGAGTCGCCTCTCCTCACCCTCGACAGCGTGATCGTCACCCCGCACCTCGGGGCAAGCACGGTCGAGGCGCAGAAGAATGTGGCGGTCTCGGTCGCGAAGCAGTGCCTTGCCGTCTTTGCCGGCGAGCCTGCAAAGTACGCGGTGAATGTGCCGATGGTTCCGCCAGACCAGCAGGACCTGATGGAGCCCTTCGCCTACCTCGGGGAGAGGATGGGCAAGCTCGCCACCCAGCTCGTCGAGGGCAGGATCGGGGAGATCAACATCACGTACGGTGGCGACCTCGCCGGGAACCGCTTCACCAGGTACATCACCCGCGCCGTCCTCAAGGGGATTCTGGACCCGGTCCTCCGCGAGCCTGTGAACTTCGTCAACGCCGAATACGTGACGAAGGAGCGGGGCATCAAGGTGGCGGAGACGAAGACCGAGGCGTCCTCGGGATTCAAGAACCTGATCACCCTGACGGTGAAGACAGATGTGGGCGAAGAGACGGTCTCGGGTTCGGTCTTCTCGAAGGACAGGATCAGGATCACCTCCATCGGCGGCTACACGATGGACATGGTCCCCGAGGGCTCGGTCATTATCTCTCGCCACCTCGACAAGCCAGGCGTGATCGGCAGGGCTTCGACGATCCTGGGCGCTGCAGAGATCAACATCGCCGGTATGCAGGTGGGCAGGAAGAAGCCGGGCGAAGAGGCGATCATGGTCCTCAACGTCGACTCCGATGTCCCGGCGGCGGTCATGGACGAGATGCGCGCCAAGGTCGGGATCTTCTCCGCAAAGTTTGCAAAGCTCTGA
- a CDS encoding METTL5 family protein: protein MTLQKLSGFPAPKPALEQYATPATVAARLLHHAAGEDAVEGKRVLDLGCGTGMLACGASLIGAGEVVGVDVDRAALRTAQANAALVGAEVDLVCGEIGLAFPIRPQTFDTVVMNPPFGAQKKHADRPFIDCALASAGVVYGIFNAGSRPFIESYIAGRGRITGAVGGSFTLPRTFAFHRRDRLDIPVEILRIERC, encoded by the coding sequence ATGACACTCCAGAAACTCTCCGGATTTCCCGCGCCAAAGCCGGCGCTTGAACAGTACGCCACGCCGGCGACTGTCGCCGCTCGCCTCCTCCACCATGCCGCGGGGGAGGATGCGGTCGAGGGGAAACGTGTCCTTGACCTCGGCTGCGGTACCGGGATGCTCGCCTGCGGCGCCTCCCTCATCGGGGCCGGAGAGGTCGTCGGGGTCGACGTCGACAGGGCGGCCCTGCGGACCGCGCAGGCAAATGCCGCCCTTGTTGGGGCGGAGGTCGACCTCGTCTGCGGGGAGATCGGCCTCGCCTTCCCGATCCGGCCACAGACCTTCGACACCGTCGTCATGAACCCCCCTTTCGGCGCCCAGAAAAAACACGCCGACCGCCCCTTCATCGACTGCGCCCTTGCCTCGGCTGGCGTCGTCTACGGCATCTTCAACGCCGGGTCCCGCCCCTTTATCGAGAGTTATATCGCCGGCCGCGGCAGGATCACCGGCGCGGTTGGGGGCTCCTTCACCCTCCCGCGGACCTTCGCCTTCCACCGGCGCGACCGCCTCGATATCCCGGTCGAAATCCTGCGGATCGAGAGGTGTTGA
- a CDS encoding MFS transporter produces MLKELKSVLSLSFGHLVIDIYSPVIPAVLPLLIATHGWSYFFAGLIVAAFNITSSLLQPAIGYLSDRRGFSVPFAVPFLIASLCIGAFGLVDDYALLLICAALAAFGAATFHPLALLAVNRASRTDNRGRLTSIFVIGGNLGFALGPVLAGLAVSALGLPGLLVLAVIGVVTALLSPLIFPRESVEAGHTVSPAVREAPASYRPIALIVAVGALRSWAIFSAIAYLPTYFHVHLGVGLLTANTLVSLMLVAGVVGQYVGGVLSDTYGRKEWTVFGLAASIPFFVLFLATSGSVSYVALLIFGFFLWSTFSVTVAMAQEVMPGNVGLASGLMLGLAVGAGGIGVAVSGAIADASSLGTALATLPLPVVAALLLVFAVPYPWKALAGRRVAGERG; encoded by the coding sequence GTGCTCAAGGAACTGAAGTCGGTCCTCTCCCTCTCCTTCGGCCACCTCGTCATCGACATCTACTCGCCGGTCATCCCGGCCGTCCTCCCCCTCCTCATCGCCACGCACGGTTGGTCGTACTTCTTTGCCGGCCTCATCGTCGCCGCGTTCAACATCACCTCCTCTCTCCTCCAGCCTGCCATCGGCTACCTCTCTGATAGACGGGGATTTTCCGTTCCCTTTGCCGTTCCCTTCCTCATCGCCTCCCTCTGCATTGGAGCCTTCGGTCTTGTCGACGACTACGCCCTCCTCCTCATCTGCGCCGCCCTTGCCGCCTTCGGCGCCGCGACCTTCCACCCCCTCGCCCTCCTGGCAGTAAACAGGGCCAGCAGAACCGATAACCGCGGGAGGCTCACCTCCATCTTCGTTATCGGTGGCAACCTCGGCTTCGCCCTCGGCCCGGTCCTTGCCGGACTTGCGGTGAGCGCCCTCGGCCTCCCTGGCCTCCTTGTCCTCGCCGTCATCGGTGTCGTCACCGCCCTCCTCTCGCCGCTGATCTTCCCCCGCGAGAGTGTCGAAGCCGGACATACCGTCAGTCCCGCGGTGCGTGAGGCCCCAGCCTCCTACCGGCCGATTGCCCTGATCGTCGCCGTGGGGGCGCTGCGCTCCTGGGCGATCTTCTCGGCCATCGCCTACCTGCCGACCTACTTCCACGTCCACCTCGGCGTCGGCCTCCTCACCGCCAACACCCTCGTCTCCCTGATGCTCGTCGCTGGCGTTGTCGGGCAGTATGTCGGCGGTGTCCTCTCCGACACCTATGGGAGGAAGGAGTGGACCGTCTTCGGCCTTGCCGCCTCCATCCCCTTCTTCGTCCTCTTCCTCGCCACTTCGGGGTCGGTCTCCTACGTTGCCCTCCTCATCTTCGGCTTCTTCCTCTGGTCCACCTTCTCGGTCACGGTGGCGATGGCGCAGGAGGTGATGCCCGGCAATGTCGGGCTTGCCTCAGGATTGATGCTCGGCCTTGCCGTTGGGGCGGGCGGGATTGGCGTCGCCGTCTCCGGTGCGATAGCCGACGCCTCCTCCCTCGGGACCGCCCTTGCCACCCTCCCCCTCCCGGTCGTCGCGGCCCTCCTCCTCGTTTTCGCCGTCCCGTACCCCTGGAAAGCGCTGGCAGGGAGGAGGGTGGCGGGGGAGCGGGGATGA
- the mfnA gene encoding tyrosine decarboxylase MfnA: MHETGISEEELFSFLSLKKREDSNYHHVLSSMCTVPHPVAVRAHQMFIEANLGDPGLFKGTASIEELLVERIGALFHHAGAGGYATSGGTESNLQALRIYAKMKESRRPNVIVPESAHFSFEKACDILHLEMRTVPCDETFRMDTGAMQERIDGNTCCIVGIAGTTEYGVVDPIREVAGIAHDGGVPLHVDAAFGGLVIPFLKKPMPFDFALPGVASIAVDPHKMGMSTIPCGCLVVRDPAWFNLLNVETPYLTVKQECTLAGTRSGGAVVGAFAVLEYLGMSGMKAVVEGCMKNTVRLIEGMETLGYRRAVTPDLNVATFEAGAVPPGWRVSWTRRGHMRTVMMPHVHRDVIEEFLRDVGEMNA; this comes from the coding sequence ATGCATGAAACAGGCATATCAGAGGAAGAACTCTTTTCCTTCCTCTCTTTGAAGAAGAGAGAGGATTCCAATTATCACCATGTACTCAGCTCGATGTGCACGGTCCCCCATCCGGTTGCGGTGCGTGCACACCAGATGTTCATTGAGGCAAACCTTGGTGACCCGGGCTTATTCAAGGGGACGGCGTCTATCGAGGAACTCCTGGTGGAGCGTATCGGCGCCCTCTTCCACCACGCCGGTGCCGGAGGCTATGCGACCTCCGGGGGGACCGAGTCAAACCTCCAGGCTCTCAGGATCTACGCGAAGATGAAGGAGTCGCGCCGCCCGAATGTGATCGTCCCTGAGTCGGCGCATTTCTCCTTTGAGAAGGCCTGCGACATCCTCCACCTCGAGATGCGGACCGTGCCCTGCGACGAGACCTTCAGGATGGACACCGGGGCCATGCAGGAGCGTATCGACGGGAACACCTGTTGCATCGTCGGGATCGCCGGGACGACCGAGTACGGCGTCGTCGATCCTATCCGGGAGGTCGCGGGCATCGCCCATGACGGGGGCGTTCCCCTCCATGTGGACGCCGCTTTCGGCGGCCTTGTCATCCCCTTCCTGAAGAAACCCATGCCCTTCGACTTTGCCCTTCCCGGCGTAGCAAGCATCGCCGTCGACCCCCACAAGATGGGGATGAGCACGATCCCGTGCGGCTGCCTTGTTGTCAGGGACCCTGCATGGTTCAACCTCCTCAACGTGGAGACTCCCTATCTCACCGTGAAGCAGGAGTGCACCCTTGCCGGGACGCGTTCTGGCGGTGCGGTCGTCGGGGCCTTTGCCGTCCTCGAGTATCTCGGGATGAGCGGCATGAAGGCGGTCGTCGAGGGGTGCATGAAGAATACTGTGCGGCTCATCGAGGGGATGGAGACCCTCGGATACCGGCGTGCCGTCACTCCGGACCTGAATGTGGCGACCTTCGAGGCCGGCGCGGTTCCACCGGGTTGGCGTGTCTCATGGACCCGGCGCGGGCACATGCGCACGGTCATGATGCCCCATGTCCACAGGGACGTGATCGAAGAATTTCTCAGAGATGTAGGTGAAATGAATGCTTGA
- the ppsA gene encoding phosphoenolpyruvate synthase, with protein sequence MTEMPNILWLSEISKDDIPFVGGKGASLGEMTSVGLPVPDAFVVTAQAFRKFLIDTGLEDSLFDLLVDLDVENSDELEEVSQNVKAMVIGAKMPEDIREEILVAYDKMGDGEMVVAVRSSATAEDLPDASFAGQQETYLNIKGEVAVIEAVQQCWASLYGARAIYYRAKQGFDDRTVNIAVVVQQLVRSEKAGVMFSSHPVTGEPLTIIEGSWGLGEAVVSGSVSPDKYVYDRRLKRIVDRLISNKEYMIVPTGDHGTELVTIPKDRQDMPVLSGAEVEALAEYARISEEHYGVPEDLEWGIVGDTIYILQSRPITTIKADEKKAAAETGDLGKVLLEGNGASPGVASGRVIIVHDVKDLGKVREGDILVAKMTNPDMVPAMRKVGGIVTDEGGMTCHAAIVSRELGTPAVVGTKKATKTLKDGQMITLDGEKGLVFEGAIATAPATPTVPAAPTAVAALLAQAQVITATSIKVNVSLPEAAARAAATGADGVGLLRIEHLILGLNKTPGWFISQGKEEEFINELYKGIKVVLDAFPGKPVWVRTLDAPTDEFRNMLGGEEEPDEHNPMLGWRGLRRDLQSPAQFRMQIEAFKRLWDAGYDNLGLMFPLVSHPDQFVRAKDLIASWGVKVDEIALGIMIEIPACAILIEDFCKAGVSFASFGTNDLIQYTIAIDRNNELVAPMYNPRHPAVLKLIKDAIAVCRQYDVECSICGQAGSEPAMVQWLIENGITSVSANIDAVPKIRETAARTEKRMILDSVRLKNA encoded by the coding sequence ATGACCGAAATGCCCAACATTTTGTGGCTCTCAGAGATATCAAAGGACGATATCCCGTTCGTCGGGGGAAAGGGTGCATCCCTCGGTGAAATGACCTCTGTCGGGCTGCCCGTCCCCGATGCATTTGTGGTAACGGCCCAGGCATTCAGAAAGTTTCTCATTGACACCGGGCTTGAAGACTCCCTTTTTGACCTGCTTGTTGACCTCGATGTTGAAAACAGCGACGAACTCGAGGAAGTCTCGCAGAACGTCAAGGCGATGGTCATCGGTGCGAAGATGCCCGAAGACATCAGGGAAGAGATCCTTGTAGCCTATGATAAGATGGGTGACGGTGAGATGGTTGTCGCCGTCAGGTCCAGTGCTACTGCAGAGGACCTGCCTGATGCAAGTTTCGCCGGTCAGCAGGAGACATACCTGAACATCAAGGGAGAGGTTGCGGTCATCGAGGCGGTTCAGCAGTGCTGGGCCTCCCTGTACGGTGCCCGCGCCATCTACTACCGCGCAAAGCAGGGCTTCGACGACAGGACCGTCAACATCGCCGTCGTCGTCCAGCAACTTGTCAGGTCGGAGAAGGCGGGCGTCATGTTCTCGTCGCACCCTGTCACCGGCGAACCCCTCACCATCATCGAAGGATCATGGGGTCTTGGCGAGGCCGTGGTCTCGGGGAGTGTCTCTCCGGACAAATATGTCTATGACAGGCGTCTGAAGCGGATCGTGGACCGGCTCATCTCGAACAAGGAATATATGATCGTCCCGACAGGGGACCACGGGACCGAACTGGTGACCATCCCGAAGGACCGCCAGGACATGCCCGTCCTCTCCGGCGCCGAGGTAGAGGCTCTTGCTGAATACGCCCGGATCTCCGAGGAACACTACGGCGTCCCGGAGGATCTCGAGTGGGGGATCGTCGGGGACACTATCTATATCCTCCAGTCCCGTCCGATCACCACCATCAAGGCCGATGAAAAGAAGGCCGCAGCAGAAACCGGCGATCTTGGCAAGGTCCTCCTTGAGGGGAACGGCGCCTCGCCGGGTGTCGCCAGTGGCCGTGTGATCATCGTCCACGATGTCAAGGACCTCGGCAAGGTCAGGGAAGGCGACATCCTTGTTGCCAAGATGACAAACCCCGACATGGTCCCGGCGATGCGCAAGGTCGGCGGCATCGTCACCGATGAGGGCGGGATGACCTGCCACGCGGCGATCGTCTCCAGAGAACTCGGCACCCCTGCGGTCGTCGGGACGAAGAAGGCTACAAAGACCCTGAAAGATGGGCAGATGATCACCCTCGACGGTGAGAAGGGCCTTGTCTTTGAAGGCGCTATCGCAACTGCTCCGGCAACCCCGACAGTCCCCGCCGCCCCCACAGCGGTCGCCGCCCTCCTGGCACAGGCTCAGGTCATCACCGCGACGAGCATCAAGGTTAACGTCTCCCTCCCCGAAGCCGCAGCGCGGGCCGCTGCCACCGGCGCCGATGGCGTCGGGCTCCTCAGGATCGAGCACCTCATCCTCGGCCTGAACAAGACCCCGGGCTGGTTCATCTCCCAGGGCAAGGAAGAGGAGTTCATCAACGAGCTCTACAAAGGTATCAAGGTCGTCCTCGACGCCTTCCCGGGCAAACCTGTCTGGGTCCGAACCCTCGACGCCCCCACCGACGAGTTCCGCAACATGCTCGGCGGCGAGGAAGAACCTGACGAGCACAACCCGATGCTCGGTTGGCGCGGTCTCCGCCGCGACCTCCAGAGCCCGGCACAGTTCAGGATGCAGATCGAGGCCTTCAAGCGGCTCTGGGACGCGGGCTACGACAACCTCGGCCTGATGTTCCCCCTCGTCTCCCACCCGGACCAGTTTGTCCGGGCAAAGGATCTCATTGCCTCCTGGGGCGTGAAGGTGGACGAGATCGCTCTCGGCATCATGATCGAGATCCCGGCCTGCGCGATCCTCATCGAGGACTTCTGCAAGGCCGGCGTTTCCTTCGCCTCCTTCGGCACGAACGACCTGATCCAGTACACCATCGCCATCGACCGGAACAACGAACTCGTTGCCCCGATGTACAACCCCCGGCACCCGGCCGTTCTCAAATTGATCAAGGATGCCATCGCCGTCTGCCGGCAGTACGATGTCGAGTGCTCAATCTGCGGCCAGGCCGGTTCTGAACCCGCAATGGTCCAGTGGCTCATCGAGAATGGTATCACGAGCGTTTCGGCAAATATCGACGCTGTCCCGAAGATCCGCGAGACTGCAGCGCGGACCGAGAAGCGGATGATCCTCGACTCTGTGAGACTCAAGAATGCATGA
- the purC gene encoding phosphoribosylaminoimidazolesuccinocarboxamide synthase, with amino-acid sequence MTEQEPIYRGKAKSVFRSDNPDELIVKFRDDITAFDGAKKDELARKGAYNARVSAYLFRYLEENGVSTHFVRMEDETTMIVRPLKMIPVEVIVRNIAAGSLVRNYPFEEGAPLNPPVIVLDYKDDARHDPMINDEIIVALGFMTTGEIAEVKKAALKINDLLKEKIDKIGLDLVDFKLEFGRHGDEILLGDEISMDSMRLWDKKSHASMDKDVYRFDKGDVMATYAEVVRRLTGE; translated from the coding sequence GTGACTGAACAGGAACCCATCTACCGCGGAAAGGCAAAGTCCGTATTCCGCTCTGACAACCCTGACGAACTGATCGTGAAGTTCAGGGATGATATCACCGCCTTTGACGGTGCGAAGAAGGACGAACTCGCACGGAAGGGCGCATACAATGCCCGGGTCTCGGCGTATCTCTTCAGGTACCTGGAGGAGAACGGCGTTTCGACGCACTTCGTCCGGATGGAGGACGAAACGACGATGATCGTGCGGCCCCTGAAGATGATCCCGGTCGAAGTGATCGTCAGGAACATCGCTGCGGGTTCCCTTGTCAGGAACTACCCCTTCGAGGAGGGCGCACCCCTGAACCCGCCGGTGATCGTCCTCGACTATAAGGACGACGCACGCCACGACCCCATGATCAACGACGAGATCATCGTCGCCCTCGGCTTCATGACCACCGGGGAGATCGCAGAGGTCAAAAAGGCCGCCCTGAAGATCAACGACCTTCTCAAGGAGAAGATCGATAAAATCGGCCTTGACCTTGTCGATTTCAAGCTGGAGTTCGGCCGCCACGGGGATGAGATCCTCCTCGGCGACGAGATCTCCATGGACTCGATGCGCCTGTGGGACAAGAAGAGCCATGCTTCGATGGACAAAGACGTTTACCGTTTCGACAAGGGTGACGTCATGGCCACCTATGCCGAGGTCGTACGGCGCCTCACCGGAGAGTGA
- the dph2 gene encoding diphthamide biosynthesis enzyme Dph2, protein MGFMSPIRAADIAARVKAEGARRVVLQLPDGLKRHAAPLARALAAEGIEVTAVAGDPCYGACDLALDAVALTGADLLVHIGHAPVEERPGVVYEYLPFDFDPAVVSAALPLLSGTEVGLVTTVQHVHLLPDIAAALAAHGIAAEVAPGGGRTPLPGQVLGCSYANARALAAPEILFVGTGVFHAIGVQMATGKRVVALDPYTRETQEVSADRLLRRRFALIEKARSAESIGILLSTKSGQARPALAARLAALSEKAVVITMREVSAAEMTNFGCGAYVNTACPRLAYDDQVRFPVPLLTPQEFEILVAVREWDDYVIDEI, encoded by the coding sequence ATGGGGTTCATGTCACCGATTCGTGCCGCTGATATTGCGGCGCGGGTGAAGGCAGAGGGCGCGCGGCGTGTCGTCCTCCAGCTCCCCGACGGGCTGAAACGCCATGCCGCGCCCCTGGCGCGGGCCCTCGCAGCCGAAGGTATAGAGGTGACGGCGGTGGCCGGCGACCCCTGCTATGGTGCGTGCGACCTTGCCCTTGACGCCGTCGCCCTGACAGGTGCCGACCTCCTCGTCCATATCGGCCACGCCCCTGTGGAGGAGCGGCCGGGCGTCGTCTACGAGTATCTCCCCTTCGACTTTGACCCTGCGGTCGTCTCGGCCGCCCTCCCCCTCCTCTCCGGGACGGAGGTGGGCCTCGTCACGACGGTCCAGCACGTCCACCTCCTGCCGGACATCGCCGCCGCCCTCGCCGCGCACGGCATCGCGGCCGAGGTCGCACCCGGCGGCGGGCGCACCCCCCTGCCCGGCCAGGTGCTCGGCTGTAGTTATGCGAATGCCCGCGCCCTTGCGGCCCCTGAGATCCTCTTTGTGGGGACAGGGGTCTTCCATGCGATCGGCGTCCAGATGGCGACAGGGAAGAGGGTCGTCGCCCTCGACCCCTATACCAGAGAGACGCAGGAGGTCTCCGCCGACCGTCTTCTCCGGCGGCGCTTCGCCCTCATCGAGAAGGCGCGGTCCGCGGAGAGCATCGGCATCCTTCTCTCGACAAAGAGCGGACAGGCACGGCCCGCGCTCGCCGCCCGCCTCGCTGCCCTCTCGGAGAAGGCGGTCGTGATCACGATGCGCGAGGTCTCGGCCGCGGAGATGACCAACTTCGGGTGCGGTGCCTATGTGAACACCGCCTGCCCCCGCCTCGCGTATGATGATCAGGTCCGCTTCCCTGTCCCCCTCCTCACCCCCCAGGAGTTTGAGATCCTGGTCGCCGTGCGTGAATGGGATGACTACGTCATCGACGAGATCTGA
- the purQ gene encoding phosphoribosylformylglycinamidine synthase I, with protein MKFAVVQFGGSNCDRDVRYVLADVCGVDCDLVWYKDGLKQDYDAIVIPGGFSYGDYLRAGAIAARTPVMDAIRRHADAGRLVLGICNGAQIGAESGMVPGTFTTNATPKFICQPVCLRVETADSPFTRLYKKGEVVRIPIAHKEGRYVAAPETLAGLNAEDRVAFRFCDEAGNVTPAVNPNGAAENITGIIGGNARNVLCMMPHPERASEEVLGSADGKKIFLSMVRTIEEGN; from the coding sequence ATGAAGTTCGCGGTGGTCCAGTTCGGGGGGAGCAACTGCGACCGCGATGTCCGGTATGTCCTCGCCGACGTCTGCGGCGTGGACTGCGACCTCGTCTGGTACAAGGACGGGCTGAAGCAGGACTATGACGCGATCGTCATTCCAGGTGGCTTCAGTTACGGCGACTACCTGCGGGCAGGGGCGATCGCCGCACGGACGCCGGTGATGGACGCGATCCGCCGGCACGCCGATGCAGGCAGGCTTGTCCTCGGGATCTGCAACGGCGCTCAGATCGGGGCGGAGAGCGGGATGGTTCCCGGCACCTTCACGACCAATGCCACGCCGAAGTTCATCTGCCAGCCTGTCTGCCTCAGGGTCGAGACCGCCGACTCGCCCTTCACCCGCCTGTATAAGAAGGGCGAGGTGGTCAGGATCCCGATCGCCCACAAGGAGGGGCGGTATGTCGCGGCCCCTGAGACCCTCGCAGGCCTCAACGCGGAGGACAGGGTCGCGTTCAGGTTCTGCGACGAGGCCGGGAATGTCACACCGGCGGTGAACCCGAACGGCGCAGCGGAGAATATCACCGGCATCATCGGTGGCAATGCGAGGAACGTCCTCTGCATGATGCCGCACCCGGAGCGCGCCTCAGAAGAGGTGCTCGGCTCTGCCGACGGCAAGAAGATCTTCCTTTCCATGGTCAGGACGATCGAGGAAGGGAACTGA
- the purS gene encoding phosphoribosylformylglycinamidine synthase subunit PurS — protein sequence MKYTAKITIALKDGMLNPEARAIQHALANLGFTTESLSTARVFFVTLDAASADAAQAEAEKMCERLLANPVIHRYEVEVAA from the coding sequence ATGAAGTACACTGCCAAGATCACGATTGCCCTGAAAGACGGGATGCTCAACCCCGAGGCGCGTGCGATCCAGCACGCCCTCGCGAACCTCGGATTCACGACTGAGTCCCTCTCCACCGCGAGGGTCTTCTTCGTCACCCTCGATGCTGCAAGCGCCGACGCCGCACAGGCCGAGGCCGAGAAGATGTGTGAGCGCCTGCTCGCGAACCCGGTCATCCACCGCTACGAGGTCGAGGTCGCAGCATGA
- the hpt gene encoding hypoxanthine/guanine phosphoribosyltransferase, giving the protein MLERLKSSLESCPIVRRGDYNYFIHPITDGVPLLDPCLLREVACAMVSVMDLRDVDKIVTAEAMGIHIGTALSLVTDIPLNIIRKRQYSLPGEVAVHQSTGYSSGQLYLNGIEKGDRVVIIDDVISTGGTLKAVIAALESAGAEIEDICVVIRRGNPSLDRPFTTLVTIDVDEHGVHVTDSCR; this is encoded by the coding sequence ATGCTTGAAAGGCTGAAATCATCGCTTGAGTCCTGCCCCATCGTTCGGCGGGGAGACTACAACTACTTCATCCACCCGATCACGGACGGCGTGCCTCTCCTCGACCCCTGCCTCCTCCGCGAGGTGGCGTGTGCGATGGTCAGCGTCATGGACCTCCGCGACGTCGACAAGATCGTCACCGCCGAGGCGATGGGCATCCACATCGGGACCGCCCTCTCCCTGGTGACCGATATACCCCTGAACATCATCAGGAAGCGTCAGTACAGCCTCCCGGGCGAGGTTGCCGTCCACCAGTCGACCGGCTACTCGAGCGGGCAACTCTACCTGAACGGGATCGAGAAGGGCGACCGCGTCGTCATCATCGACGACGTGATCTCCACGGGCGGCACGCTCAAGGCGGTCATTGCCGCCCTGGAGAGTGCCGGTGCGGAGATCGAGGATATCTGTGTCGTGATCCGCCGCGGGAACCCCTCTCTCGACCGCCCGTTCACCACGCTCGTCACCATCGACGTCGACGAACATGGGGTTCATGTCACCGATTCGTGCCGCTGA